TGCctcatcatcctcatccttCGGCAGCAAACCCGTCTCTTCATCGAAATCGGGCATTTCACTGCGATCCAGAACACCAGAGCTAATCATTTGCTTGATCTCCCAACGCTCGGGACTCGAAATGCGCGTCACCCGCTTGCGGGATTCATGTTCATCGCCATCAATGTTCTGGCCCTGCAAATTGAGTATGGATTCGGTGCTGGCGAATGGTCCATCCGGATTGCGATCTCGCAATGACATTTCATCCTCCTCAGGGGCATGTGATAATGGATTCAGATCGCGTCCACTATCCTGATCCACCTCCTTCATGGAGAGCGATACCTTTTGTCCAGTTAAGGACATGACTTTTACTTTGACAGTCTGATTCCGAGCCACCACTTCGGTGACGTCGGTGACACGACCCTCGGCTCGTAGCTGCGAAATGTGCACCAATCCCTCCCAGCGTTTGCGCAGTCCGAATAATTGCACAAAGCATCCAAACGGCACTATGTTGGCCACCTTGCCCGAGTAGATTTTGCCCGCCTCAGGATCATCGGACATTGCAGCCGCCGGTGGCGGCATCTTCTCCTGCTCTTGTTGATGCCGACTGCTGCGATCTCTGTCGCGAGATCGGGAACGTTTCCTTCTTTGATCGTGGCGATCTGGAGAACTGGAGCGATGCCTGCGACGATCGCGATCTTCGCGGGATCTGCTGCGATGTCGACGGTGTTCCCTATCACGATCACGATCTCTATCTCGCTCCCTATCGCCATCTCTATCCCTCTCACGATCGCGATCACGATCTCCATTCCGATCTCGATCCCTATAGCGATCCCTGTCTCGATCACTATCCTTTCCCCGCTCTCTGCTCCTGTTCTTCTCTCTATTTCGACTACGCTCGCGATCTTTGCGCCTGTGACGCTCTCTTGAGCTGGATCTTTGCCTCCTCTTGCTCTCTTTGACTTCATTCCGCTCCATTGTATTCTCTCCAGGCGCCAGAGCCTCCAATTCCAGCATAGCTGCATCCACATCGCTCATTTCGGTGTTTTTGAAAATCTGTTTGTTCTTGGATTCTTTGCGCTCCTCGTCTTTCTTGTCCTCCAGGTCCTCGTTCTTGTTGCTGTATTTGTCATTTGGTAACGCCAAGCCAGGaaacattttcattagctGTGACTTTTTATCAGACTTTTTAAAGTCTTCACTATTTCCAGATTTTGCATCGCCGCCTGCTCGTGTGGGTCGCATTAAATTGATGATGCGCTGCAAGTTTTGCACAAGCGAATCGGGAAATTCGGCACCATTGTCGAGCAGAGCCTTGCGAAAAGATTCATAGCTGCGATGCTTCTCCTCTAAATCGATGATGAACTCGGCCAAGTCTTTGTCATTTATGCCCAAGTGATTGTCGAGCTCTGTGCAGATTTTCGAGACCAACGACAGGTACTCCAATTGCTGCAACTCCTCCATGGTGGACAGCAGCAAATTTTccacaaatataatttcacCGTCACACAAAACGTTTGaaggaaattgaaaacaaaactagCACGCTAACTAGGGATGGGTCTGCATcgtaaaaatgcaaaaagaccAATCGGTGCGTCTGATATTGTCATCTCAAATGATAGGCAAACAGCTGTTTGGCTGTAGTATTGCGAAACGTTTTTGTAGCATAAAGTGGCAACACTTTTGAAATCTGGACATATTTTGATCAAGCAACACTTGCTTTTTAatgttttggcttttgtttattagTTTACAAACGTGCATTTGAATTCAAGTCTATAATTCTATATTGTGTGCATTAGAAATGACTTCATTCATCGAGTGCTTTAATGATTTTGTGCAAAAAGCTGGACACATCGGGCAGAATGCTGCCCATGAAGACGGTGGTCAACATCATCCAGTTAATAGAACTATCCAGCCCCCAACTCCTACGCCCAGTGAATCAGTAAGTTATCAATTTAAGTTGTATGAATTACTATTATTTCATGTACTACAATTAGTGCATGCTGAATTATTTTTGGTGGGaaattgcttatttattttaatcgcTGAAGCATTCGGTGCTGCCAGATAGTATTGAAGTTATATAGTTATCGAACGTACTGGCAACATTGCTAGGAGCACGCCATGTTTTAATTGCGAATACGCAGGCAGTGATTtctaaagaaaatacaaaactaataagaattattataaatatattcgataatatacaaatattcgtgttaatttttaagttaaatttaaataatcaagtGCATGAAATTCGCGAACCTCAAGAAACACCGCTAAGAGCGCAATAACGCGAAttcaagaagaagaaagcCCTGTAGTCAgagagtaaaataaatatctatttacatataaaaaaaaatcacccAGTACACGAAAATGATACAAATGAAACAAAGTAAAAAcgccaaaaatgaaattgtggTGATTGAGAAGAAACCAAAGTTGTTGCAGTCAGCCACAACAAACAGCTCGTCGATTATTACATATAGTCCGAGCAAATTTATTGCCAGGGCTGgcacacaatacacaaaactacaaccacacacacagccaaaggcaaacacaaacacacacacgaacacaaaCATAACTCGTGCGGCAGCTCCAGCATCAACAActgcaattacaacaacaacgaagatgCCAGGAACGTCTTCAAATACAACAAAGACATCATTCTATGTGGTCAAAGCCGGCCAATTGGGAAGCGCCGCGTCCATTTTGAGTTCGCCACCTAAAACCGCATCAGCGTCAGGAGTGGCGACACCGCTTCCGATTACAACAGAGAGtgtaataacaaaaacaatagcaaTGGCTTCAAAAATCAAGATCCTTATTCACGCCCATAACCAGCATCCTGCATGAGCCTAACACCGTCCATCATCATCCATCACTTTTACATCTCCATTCcccttttttatttacactcGCTAATATGTGTTTCTTCATTCCAGTCCAGCACAATCTCCGTGCCCAGTGAGGCATCCATGGAACATGCTTACATGCGCGATGCTCCACGTGCGGACACCTCTTCCATAGGCAATGGATTAGCTGTGGCTCGCACTATTCTTGTGAGGCATGCGCCGCAATGTCCCACGTGCCACACGTATCCCAATCATGAGGACTCTAGCGATTCACAACATATTGCGCATGTACCGCCATACGATGAAATTGCGGCGAAGGAGATGATGAACGAGTGTGCACGCATTGCCAAATATGTGAGAAACAATAATTCTGACGAACAGGATTGGCAAGCACGTGTAAATCGGTAAACTCTCTCTTTAAGgaacacatttttaaattattttcattaaaatctTTACCTTATCATTTTAGTATTGGCTGGACGTATACGCAAGAGGCGCTGTTCAATAAGGTGGCCACAATACTAGACCAGGATCAGTTGGCGCGGCTTGCCAATGATAAGCGTCAACATGAGGCAGTGCATCGTCGTGTGGCCGTCGACAAATCCAGTTCTAGAATGCGGCGTGCTTTGGCAAGTGTTGCATGGGAGTCACGTACCACACAGTGGTTGCACGCTCTACTCATGGAGCATCTGCCGCCCTCGTATATGGCATCGTATTTGGATATTATGCAAACGCTGAAGAGCAAGCTGCCCACGTTGACGGACAAAATGTTATTTAGTCGACCACTTAACAATAGCCAAGAGTTGCTGGCGCCTGTAATGAAGAAGCGCTGGGAACCGGAGATATTGGCCAAGTCGCGGCATTTATCGCATAATGCCATTATGGTGGCACTGCCAACGATGCCCACCAGCGGCCCAGTGCCAGATCGCATGCAAAATTGGTACCAGGCCTTAGCAACCATCACACAAATTGTGCAGATTACGTTGCCCAATTCAAGTAAGCATTACTATTATCTGAATGtgaatattttctaatttatttgcgTATTTTTGACTACAGACGACCGCATTGGTCGCCAGAATCTGGATCAGGTGGCTGAGACTATTGTGTCCCTGACACGTGTTCGCATCCACGAACTACGCACTGAGAATCCCAATCGCGGCATTATTCTGATTGGCTTCAATGCAGGCGCAGCGTTGGCACTGCAAGTGGCCATGTCAGAGAGCGTGGCGTGTGTCATTTGTATGGGTTTTGCTTACAACACATTGCGTGGACCAAGAGGAGCACCTGACGACCGTCTGCTGGACATAAAGGCGCCGATTCTCTTTGTGATTGGTCAGAACTCGGCACGCAGCAGTCAAGAGGAAATGGAGGGACTGCGCGAGCGCATGCAGTCGGAGTCATCACTGGTGGTCGTTGGCAGTGCCGATGACGCGTTGCGTGTGCCCAAGAGCAAGAGACGGATCGAAGGTGTCACCCAGGCCATGGTGGACTCCATGGTGGTGGTatgtgtatattatatttctcaTAATTGCGATTTAACTATTCTTTTGATTCGATATTCGTTTTTAGGACGAAGTATACGAGTTTATTAGCAAGACATTGAACAATCCTCCGGGTCCACGCATGCCTACCTCACTTTTGGGCAGTAATTCGTATCAGCGCACACCGAAACAACAGCATATTCTTGCCGATGGCAATGTAAACAAGGCGCAGATGACTCATTCGCGCAAGCGTAAGGCGCAAGACGGCCAGGAGGATAACGGCGTGCCAACGACTAAACCCAAATTCGTGCCTCACAGTGAGTAACATATCGAGAAGTTCATTTAATACCACTCGCTGTCGAATGTTCTTATTATTAACCCGCTTTTAATACAAATCCGCATGTCCTCCTTTGCATGTTTGCCCACTCAAATTCATTTGCACCAATCAACTAATCATACTAATCATTAAGATGTGCGTGTGCCAAAGTTACCCAAACCAAAGCCATCGCGCCTCATCGATCCATTTGCAGTCAAGCGAAAGGGTAAACAATCTGGCATTTGCTCACTACAAATCGGGACCGTAACGTTTATTCCTTAATCTTTATAAatagttgttgtattttattttcatttcatttacgGTCCCTGCCCAATAAAATGATTGTTATCCCCCGTTTCATCGACTAACAGTTTCCATTTCTACAGTTGGACGCCCTCGGACACGCCCGTTGCCCAACGTTGTTCTCACTGGCGTTAAAGTCAACACAACGGATAAAACTACGCTTAACAACGAGGAGATGAAtctttcaattgaaaatatgctAGAGGAAACGCTTGAATATGAAGATGGTCAGCAAtcagttgctgccacaaatgTTCCAAAGACACCACAGAATGTGACCAAAGCGGCGCCTACAACTGTTTCTCTATCGTCAGGCACGAAGATCAAGATGATACCCTCGAGCCAATTTGTACAATTGAAAACACTGTCGTCGCAGAGTAAGCTAATCAATTACACCATTAGCAAAAACACCAACGCttcctcagcagcagcaacaccgaCAAGTATTGGAAGCATTGTAAAAACATTGCCAGCCTCCAGTGGACAGCAAATCTTCACACTTAAGACGCCCACGGGACAAACAACACAGTTCGTAACTGCTGCCGCTGCACCATCATCGACGACGCAGCAAAAATATACAGTGATTAAAAATTCCAGTGGCTTAGCGATGTTGCAGCTCACGAAGAATGTGTCTGCGCCACAACAGAATGTAGCCGGCAATGTGGATCTCTCGAATATAATTGATATGCCGATTTTGTTTGCGGACAATGAAGGCAACATTGCcgatcagcaacagcagcagcagctgcaaccacAACCCGATCAGCTATTGAAAAGTAAGTGTAGacgaaaaatatttgtagttcttaaaattaatatttgtattctgCAGCGACATCAACGGGCAGCCCGTTAATTCTGAGTCATAAGATCATCAAAGAAGCCACTAATCCAGTGAAGCCCACGGGCGTTATCAGCACCGCAAAGAGCAGCAATATTGTGATCAACAAGGGCATACAACAGCTATTTACCACACAAAGTGGCACTGTGAGCGGCGGCACTGGGAACAAGGTTGTCTACATCAATCGAAGCACCATGAAGCCAATGGCGTCAACGACATCATCAACAACTCCAACACGGCTGCCAAGTGGTGCCACAGCGTTGCCCATACGCATTGTGAGCAGTCCTAAGGCGGCTGTGACAGCGGCTGGAACGCCCACAACGAGCAGCCAAGTTGTGCTGGATGCAGCCAATGTCAAGACGCTGAACCTGCAAACAATCAAGACGGCATCTGGAACGGCAGTGATTAATGCCGCAACTGGTGGTGCACTGCGTCAGACAGGCGGTGTCGTTAGTCTGGGTAACAAAACGTTTCCACAGTTTCA
This is a stretch of genomic DNA from Drosophila albomicans strain 15112-1751.03 chromosome 3, ASM965048v2, whole genome shotgun sequence. It encodes these proteins:
- the LOC117572153 gene encoding KAT8 regulatory NSL complex subunit 3 isoform X8 — encoded protein: MEHAYMRDAPRADTSSIGNGLAVARTILVRHAPQCPTCHTYPNHEDSSDSQHIAHVPPYDEIAAKEMMNECARIAKYVRNNNSDEQDWQARVNRIGWTYTQEALFNKVATILDQDQLARLANDKRQHEAVHRRVAVDKSSSRMRRALASVAWESRTTQWLHALLMEHLPPSYMASYLDIMQTLKSKLPTLTDKMLFSRPLNNSQELLAPVMKKRWEPEILAKSRHLSHNAIMVALPTMPTSGPVPDRMQNWYQALATITQIVQITLPNSNDRIGRQNLDQVAETIVSLTRVRIHELRTENPNRGIILIGFNAGAALALQVAMSESVACVICMGFAYNTLRGPRGAPDDRLLDIKAPILFVIGQNSARSSQEEMEGLRERMQSESSLVVVGSADDALRVPKSKRRIEGVTQAMVDSMVVDEVYEFISKTLNNPPGPRMPTSLLGSNSYQRTPKQQHILADGNVNKAQMTHSRKRKAQDGQEDNGVPTTKPKFVPHNVRVPKLPKPKPSRLIDPFAVKRKVGRPRTRPLPNVVLTGVKVNTTDKTTLNNEEMNLSIENMLEETLEYEDGQQSVAATNVPKTPQNVTKAAPTTVSLSSGTKIKMIPSSQFVQLKTLSSQSKLINYTISKNTNASSAAATPTSIGSIVKTLPASSGQQIFTLKTPTGQTTQFVTAAAAPSSTTQQKYTVIKNSSGLAMLQLTKNVSAPQQNVAGNVDLSNIIDMPILFADNEGNIADQQQQQQLQPQPDQLLKTTSTGSPLILSHKIIKEATNPVKPTGVISTAKSSNIVINKGIQQLFTTQSGTVSGGTGNKVVYINRSTMKPMASTTSSTTPTRLPSGATALPIRIVSSPKAAVTAAGTPTTSSQVVLDAANVKTLNLQTIKTASGTAVINAATGGALRQTGGVVSLGNKTFPQFQVINSSVASTAIGSDGKPLRNIYLKSATGLKPVQMLANRSTTIPAIAPGGAAVRRVVSIGSVSKSPTVTVAAQQAKDSKIIKATPTTSSTTIRTPTQGKGLE